In Tachysurus vachellii isolate PV-2020 chromosome 3, HZAU_Pvac_v1, whole genome shotgun sequence, one genomic interval encodes:
- the LOC132842691 gene encoding G8 domain-containing protein DDB_G0286311-like isoform X1, translating into MEVSVMRCTWAALCIAVLVMSGSAEGASLEVTKSTKSDPLYTYDFTLNIINRIFNDSLLNPKSQDYKVMYEEISSALYSVYGCPACDTHSIYQGVKAMTFSNKTGSVVVQATLIFLQGQINSVVIKFLFLQAINGRNEINGFKINPEFTRVISGSALVPSVSSTSQPTSTTTTSTTIRLTTYPCETFTSTNHPINDLFMCDPFLSSTTTTTTTTTTTPTTTPATTATTPTTTPTTTTTTTTPTTTPTTLPSTTPTTITTSLPTPTPTTTPTTPQKVHRLTW; encoded by the exons GCTCTGCAGAAGGTGCAAGTTTGGAAGTAACAAAATCGACGAAATCAGACCCATTGTACACTTATGACTTCACCCTTAACATCATCAACCGCATCTTCAATGATTCTCTCCTCAACCCCAAATCTCAAGACTATAAAGTCATGTATGAGGAAATTAGCAGTGCG CTCTACTCTGTCTACGGCTGCCCAGCTTGTGACACACACTCAATTTATCAAGGTGTAAAAGCCATGACCTTCAG TAACAAAACTGGATCTGTGGTTGTTCAGGCCACCCTCATTTTCCTCCAAGGACAAATCAATTCTGTGGTGATCAAATTTCTATTTCTGCAGGCCATCaatggcagaaatgaaataaacgGGTTTAAAATCAACCCTGAATTCACACGGG TCATATCAGGATCAGCTCTTGTGCCAAGTGTCTCCAGCACTTCCCAACCAACTAGTACGACCACCACTAGCACCACCATTCGCCTAACGACTTATCCTTGTGAAACCTTTACTTCAACCAATCATCCTATTAATGATCTCTTTATGTGTGACCCCTTTCTCTCAagcactactactactactactactactactactaccccAACCACTACTCctgctactactgctactacccCAACcactactcctactactactactactactactaccccAACCACTACTCCTACTACTCTTCCATCCACTACCCCAACCACTATTACTACTAGCCTTCCAACCCCTACCCCAACTACTACTCCTACCACTCCCCAAAAAGTACATAGACTGACATGGTAG